Part of the Variovorax sp. PAMC 28711 genome is shown below.
ATATTAGTCGGACTGTTTTATGAAGTCAACAGTCGGACTGTTTGCGACACATGAGCCGCGCTAATAGCCTCCAGCCATGCCCGCAAAAAAACTGACCGCCGAGCAGCAGGCGGATGCCGATCGCCTCAAAGCACTCTTCAAGGCTTGGCAGCGCCAACGTGCAGACCGCGGTGAGGCTTGGTCGCAGGACTACGCAGGCGATCAGCTGGTCTTCGGACAAAGCGCCCTCAACCAGTACCTGAACGGGAAGATCCCACTGAACCCAGAGGCCGCGGCAAAGTTCGCTGGCTTGATCGGGTGCCACGTCGCCGACTTCAGCGAGACGATCGACGAAGAAATTCGCGGGTTTGCTCAGCAGGTCGACCGCCTGAAGCCCTCTCCCCTGCAGCAGATCCCGCGCGTGCGCGCCGCGCAATGGCCGTTCACCCGGCTGGACGAACAGCGGATGCGCTCACTCGATGATGAAAGCGCGCTTAGGCTCGAGACGGCAATTCTCTTGGCTGCGGCCCAGCTCAAGATCAACATCGAGCGGGCCCCTCTCGGAAAGCGCAGGTCCGCTTGAACGCCCCCGCTCTAATCTACGTGCTGAAAAAACAAACACCGGCGCATATTTGCGACGCTATAGGGTGGGTCCGTGGCGTCTGCGTGAAAAACTGCACGTACTGGTGCGCCAGAGTCAGCGAACATTCAGCCTGGGGAGCATTGCCCGACAACTGCGGGCACGCGCGAGAGCGCTGAAGGACCAAAAAGTGAAAAAAAACCTGTTGCTGATCGCCGCCGCGGCCCTGCTCAGTGGATGCGTGACGCCCGGCCCATTTGCGCGCCAGTCGGCCGGTGACGTCGTTGCTTCCGATCCGACGTCCAGCTGCATGGCGCGGCTGAATGGCGACCCTTTCATCGTTGGCCGATTGGGCGAAAAGATGGGCATCGGACGACAGGGCGCACCCACCGTTGAAATGCTGGCGGATCGCACCTACCCCAACGCAACAGAAAAGCAGGCCCTGGGCGCCTACGCGAATGCGCGTGAGAGCTGCATTGCGTCGGGCAGCGACTATCGCCGCCAGAACATGACGCAGCAGATCGCGCAGACGATGGAACAGGGCGGCGCGAGCATGTCGATCCTCGTGGGCAAGCTGTACGCAGGCG
Proteins encoded:
- a CDS encoding helix-turn-helix domain-containing protein, which gives rise to MPAKKLTAEQQADADRLKALFKAWQRQRADRGEAWSQDYAGDQLVFGQSALNQYLNGKIPLNPEAAAKFAGLIGCHVADFSETIDEEIRGFAQQVDRLKPSPLQQIPRVRAAQWPFTRLDEQRMRSLDDESALRLETAILLAAAQLKINIERAPLGKRRSA